A window of Ruminiclostridium herbifermentans genomic DNA:
CATTTTGAATATTCATTAAAAATTGCTTTATATTGGTCTATGTCAAGGTTTTCAATTATTTCATCTGATACCTTAAAGTTAGTTTTATTCTTATTAAGGATTAGCCTTATAGCTTCAGACATTGCCTCTTCATTATCCTTATTCTTAGATAAAGCTATAATTTTTTTTAAAGTTTTAACTTTTGGTGGCTCAACGTCAAGCCTAAAACTATGTTCTTTACCCTCATCATCAGTTACTGAAATACTAATATCAAAATACCTTTTATTTATTGTATTTATATCAAACATATTATTTTTTCACCTCTTATATAATATTAAAGGGACATTGCTGCCCCTCTCAAACTAAACTTCTGATACTTCTGGTATATCTTCAGTATACTTTATCAATGTGCCTTCGTTGTCCTGTGGCTGTGCTTTAAATTCAGCATCAATTACAGTTTCTTTGTCTTTTTTAAAAGCAAGAGTAAATCCAGCTTGGTTCTGTCCAACAATCGTTACCCTGATATCACCATCTACAGCATCTTTATGTACAAAATGTATAACATATTTTTTACCATTGTCGTTAGAAGTTCCACCTATCTTTACAGTTCTTACTCCTGCTTCTTCAGTAACTCTTGCTGTACTGCACAACTTTAACAATGTTTTACCACACCAAGTCATTATGCCAGATTTTAAAGTAGCCTCTTCCTCAGTAATAATTACTTTTGAAACCTTACCCATATCATCTTTAGCTTCATAATATTTAGGCTTGTATTCTAAACTCGCGCCACCTTGAATGCAGCCTAACTGGTTTGCTTCAACTTCTATTTCGTCATTTTCTGGTAGTGTTCCAGTAAACTCCATACAATACAATGAACCACTTCCCAGTACTATTTTTTCTCCGTCTGAAAGCATCTTCTTTAACCCCTCTCTATAATTTTTCTATTAAATTAAAATCGTACACAGTTTGAAAAAACATTTCTGCCTGTAACCATGTACGATTTTTTGAATAATGTATAGCTTTTTTATTTAATAATTCTTCGACTTTTTGTTCTGCTTCGTGGTTAATTTTATCTGAGTACAATTCAATGCTTATCTGCCTAGTAGCTATACAATTTTTATTGTCTGCACCCCTTATATCCGTATGGTCAATAAATATAATGTAAGGTAGTGCAGGAGGCTTTAGAAATCTTTCCTCAGCTACTTTATAACCAGTTGTCTCTAGCCATGTTTTAACGTCCGTTAGCATTTTCTATAGCCTCCCTTGCTAGTTCTTCCATACGCTTTTGTGCTAATTCTTCACCATATTTTATGTGAGGAAATGCTCTAGTTCTTCCACCTTGACGAAGTGCATGCCCTTTTTCAAGTAAATGTGTTAGTCTATGCTGTCCGTTTGCAACATACCATGTTTTCCTTTTTTCAAACTGGCCTTCATATGAGGTTTTAAGTCTAAATGATTTAACATACTTTTTTGTGTGTTGCTCAAAAGTTATGTGATTTTTTATTTCTTGATTGACTTCATCTGCTACAATATCTACAGACTTTTTTATTCCATCTGCTACTTCATTTGAATAGATTTGAAGTTCCTCAGTTATTGCAGCTGCCAAATTATTAATATCTATTGTTTCCATCATGTCACCTTGTGTATTTCAAGTTGTTTCAAAGTTAAATCAATACTAAGAGGGTTAGTATCATATTTGATTTGAGTAAGTATAATATCATATTTACCCCTGCCTTTTATCTCCAAAGTATCATGGGTATCAATGCCAGGTACTTTTGGAATACGAATTACAGCATTAACCTCATCTTGTACTGCTCTAGCTGCAAATACTCGATTAAAACCTAAAGCACGATCAGAAAAGCCTAAGCTTTGATATTTATATGTTTTGTTCCCCTCTTCATCTTCCGCATAAATATCACACACACCATCGCTAAAGCTTGTGAACTCTATATTGTCTGTTTTTATTAACAATTAGATTACCTCACTTTCAACTTGATTGTTTATGTGCAAGCTTAATAATTCAGATGAAAAATTCTTTTCAAACATTTCAAGGGCATGGCTATTGGCATATCTGCAATAATCAAAAAGCAATGATCGTGGCAAATCTTCAACGGAAAAATCAAGAGGCACACCTGCAATAGTCTGTAAGCGCGCCATCCCTCTTTTTATTATCCCAGTAATATTTTTGTCAGTTTCAGCATCCTGCCATGTTATATGCAGATAAGTTTTAACATCATTTAATAAGCCCTCCGGCATTTATATCACCTCTTAAGCCTGTTGCTTTGTTTTTACCACATTTGTTACTGATACTTCAAGAGTAGCAGGAGTAAGCCCACTAATATCTGCAAGAATAAAGGCGTTATCGTCTAAAGCTCTGCCATTACCGTATAACTTGGTTAGATATACCCTTTCATCATCGAGGAACTTGAATTCATCTGAATACTCTATCTTACCGCCATTTGTACCAGCTCCTATACCCATAAAGTACTTATCAGCCAATCCAAAAATAGCACTACCAGATTCTACTGCAGATGATTGTACTACTGTAGTTGGATATGGAAATACATCATGTGAATATGTACCATCTGCAGCTCTTACAGTTGTTGCCGGAAATACTTTAGTAAAGTAATCCTGTGGATTCACTATAAGTAAGATGTTATTAACAGGCCTTGTCTTGTTATTAGGTGCTTGTGCTAATTTACCAGCAATAGCTCCATAGGTTACTGGACTAAAATCTTTAACTACGACTGGAGTTTTTTTAGGATAAACACCTCCTGTTACTGTTACATCATCAGATACATCCCTATCCATTCCAATAGGCTCATCTTTACCAGTGCCTGTAACAATAGCAGTCTCTAGTGCTAATGCAATTGCTTCTGAAAGTACACCTCTTACATATGCATCAATCCAAGTAGGGCCAACTACGATCATATCCTTACTTATTGGCATGAATGCAGATAGCTTACAAAGTGTAAGGTCTATTTTTCCTATGGCACCACTTAATTCTTTTGTAATAGCTGAATTAATAGCCCCCCACACAGCAAGTTGCGCACCTTGTTTATTGACTATCATCTTTGTCAATATTGTAGTGTTTGTAAATGTTATGGCTGAAAGTAATGGGTGAGCTTCTTTTATATCAGATATTACATTATCAATTACTGTTTCCGGATATGCAGTATCAAGAGATGTAAAAGCCTGCCTGATATCTGGTGCCTTCAAAGCATCAATTATTCCTTGATAGAACTTGTTTTCCTCAGCGGTTAGCTGGTGAACTCCTCTTTTAGCTAGTATAGTGCTATCAGCTGTTTTTTGATATGCTTGAAATTCCTCCATAATATTTTGCTGTACAGACTCAGCAAAAATGTTAAATGCCTGAGCAATTGCATTTTCGTCTGTACTTTTAAAAGCTGCTACTAAGTTATCTCTTAATTCCTGCTGTATTAAGTCTTTTGATTTCATTTAAGTTCATCCTCCTATTTTCTTATTAAAAAATGCTGCCCTAAGTTTTTCAGCATTTGTTTTTTGATTAATAAACTGTTCTGGAACAATAATTTTACCTTTAGCCTGCTGAATTTGATATTTTATGGATTGTTCAAATCTCTGCTGTGCTTCTGTAATGTTTGTATTTTCCTTACCTGCAATTTCGTCACATAAGCCATACTGTAAACACTGTTCAGCACTTAACCATGTTTGCTCATCAAGTAGCTGATTTAATGTTTCTTCGCTTAACTTATCCCCAGCTTTTGTAAGGTAACTAGAGCAACTTGCCTTGTCAATTACCTCTACATCATTAGCTGCCTTTCTGAGTTCTTCCGCATTTCCATATGCAGCCATTGAAGCATGATGAATCATCATTAGCGTATTTGTTCCCATAACAATCTTATCTGCGGCCATAGCTATAACAGATGCTATAGAACATGCAAAACCATCAATATATGCAGTTTTATATGCTGTATGTCTTTTTAGCTGGTTATATATTCCCAGACCTTCCTTAACATCACCACCGTAACTGTTAATATAAAGGTTTATAAACTTAACATCTTTTGCTACTTCTAATTGTTTTTGAACATAGTTTGCAGATGTTTGACTTTCTATTTTTTCACCAGTCCACCAATCCCGGCTATCTCCCTCAACATAGTCATAAATGTATAAATCTAGGGTGCTTAAATCAATTGATTGCTTAACTAAAAATATAGATTTTGTCACTATTTCTCACCTCCCTTCATATCCTGTACATCTGAATAATTTTTTGTAATCCAATGCTTTTTGCTCCATTCTTTGTTCAATGGACTGTCCCCCGCCTTCTGTCTTAAATCATCAATGCTATATCCACCACTTGCTATAAGCTTGTCAAAGGATTCTGAGATGGAGAATATATCAATATGCTTAATACAAGTTGTATCTGCCTTAACATAAGAGCCTTTTAAAAAAGCACTTTTGCCATATCTTTTACGGTTGATTTCCTCTCCAACCATATCCGATAAAGGATCAATGCAAAATGTTAAAAAATTATCCGTTATCTTCTCTACGTCTGCTATATCCCCCCTAAGTAGAGATGTAGGAATTTTAAATGCTTGTGCAGCTCTGTCTAATTCCTCTTTAACTATTGCAGATATATCAACCATATCACTAGTGGATTTTTTACTTCCTTCACCGTTTTGCTCATTATAGTTAAATCCTCTATGTAGTGGTAGTACTGCATTTTCAGCCTCAAAATATGTCTTAAATCTGTTATTCATTAAATCATCAAATCGTTGCTGAAAATTTTTATCACCAGATGCAGTTGCATCAATATCAAGAATTCCTTTTCTTCCCCCGGAGCGTTTGAATTTTCCTATGGCCATTTTAAGCAAATTGTTATAGCCATTCATCAACTCAGAAAGTAGTCGTTGAACATCATTATTGCTATATTTAAAATATAGGACTTCGCTCATTTTGAATGTTTTATCAAACTTCATTGTTCCTCTAGTAACATTTGTAAAGGTATTTTCTAGTACTGCATACTCTGTTTGAGTGAAATCATCAGCAATAATCAACTGACCGTTTATATCTAAGATCAAGCACTCGTTATAGTAAAGCAGTTTTGATATAAACTCCTGTATAAATTGTGTCGAGTTCTGGTTTCTGTTTGGCTCTATGTTCCAAAGGTAGTATTCGTCACCTTTAACCTCAATGCCATTTAGGTATGTTTTAAATTCACATTTACTTAATACTCCAGCAATAAGGTTGATTGCAGAACAGAGCGCGAAATCTTTTATCGCAACTAATGCTTCGTTTGACGCCAATGCATTTTGATTTATAAATATCATTGACTTTTCAACTCCAAAGAAGTCCTTAATCCAGTCAAAAAACTTCAATTTCTCACCACCTTTCAAGGTAAAATAAAAAGCCTTATTTCTAAGACTTATCATTTAATATGTGTATACTCCCAAATCAAAATCCGGAGTTTCTCCACTATCTTCTAAATCAACTCCACCAGCACACATTGCAGAAATAAACGCCATAAATCCATCTGTTTTTCTGCTCTTAGGCTCAATTTTTCCATAACTAAAATTGCCATGTGCCTCTTGCTTTATACAAGTATTGTTTGTATACCATCTCATTAATGGGTTATTTCCCCACGCAATTTTATGATTACTAAATAGGCTAGTTATAACTGGAGAAATAAGCATTTGATTACTAGGTCTTGTAAGCTTAATATTATTAGCTCCCTGTTTATCAGTATCGAATCCAACTTCTCTTAATGCCTTTGCTAACAATGTATATCTGTAATTATCTACGCCCAGCGTTGTTATGTTATACTTTTGTGCCTGTTCAGCTAACCAAGTAGCTGGTATATCCGGAGATATTTCAACGCCTTTCACAAATGTTAGCAATCCAGCCTCTTCCCAATCATGCAATGGTGCTTTTATTCTTCCCAAGTCATTACACTTTTCACATACCCATGTATGCGAAATCCAATAGTAAACTCCCTTGTATTTAAAGAGCAACCCAGCGCATACAAAATCAGTTGTTTTTGCATAGTCCATACCAGCAATACAAGTACAACCTGTTAAGTCTGGTATTTCTTGATTAGTAGCAAGTATATTCTCCCAAGATGTAACTTCAACATCCTTATTCCCTTTTGGAATGTTCATTCTTTTTGTCATGAATGATGAATTACTTATAGGGTCTTCTTTATAGTCAACATACTCTTTTTCAATCTGTCTCCTAAGCTCCTCATTGTAGTGTAAGGATGGGTTTGCTTTATCCCACATCTTAGGATCGTCTACTTCCTTTTCATCATCAAGCTTACAGATAAATGGCAATAAACCATTATCTCCACTTTGCTCGTTAAGGATTCTCTCAGCTCTAGCAATTATGTGATCAAGCGGGCCATCTCTTACATCTCCGTTTGTAGTAGTAATAGTTGTTCTTGGATTCTTCTTTTTCCCTAATCCAGTTTTAAAAACCTGAATTGATTTATAGTTTTCATATTGATGGTATTCATCAAAATCTACTTTACCGGGTCTGCCACCATCCTTTGTTTTTGCATTAGATGTTCTATATCTTAATTCTGATTTTGTCTTTAAATTCCGGATAAGTTCTTTATTCCAGTAAAAATGTTTTTTTAATTTTATTTCATTAGCCTCTAAGACATTGTATACATCATCAAAAGATGTTCTAGCCTGTTCTTCTGAATTAGCACAAATATCTATGTGATAATATTTAACGTTGTTATATTGAGATAGCAAGCAAAAATCTTCAAAACTTAAGTATCCATTTTTGCCAGCCCCTCTTCCAACTAAAATAAACAAGTCCGGCCATCTTAAAATACCAGGCGAGGAATATGTACAATTGTGGAGAGTAAAACAAAATACTTCCCAAGGCAATAGCTCAAACGGGAAGTATTTTTGCAAACCTAAATATTTATGTAATTGTGTTTCATCTACAAATAAGTTTTCCTCAAAGAAACATTTCTCTACATAGTCACATAATAAAAGCTGCTCTTTACAAACTTCAACTTCTCCACTTCTTACAAGATCAATGTAATCCTGAATTTCCGGAATCAACTTAGAGTTCGTCATCACCATCACCAGCTTTAACATTTGATGTCGTTAATCCAAGTTCTTTTAAGATGGCTAATTTTTGTTTATTATACATAAGTGCATTTTTTACAGAGGGATTATCTTTCTCGTATTCTTTTCCTGCTGCCGAAATTGCTATATATGTTTGACCTCTTTTTTTAATATCTTTTTGCATATTTTTTTCTTGAATCCAGTACCAAATATAATCATCAATCAAGCTTGAAAAATGTTCTACATTAGCACCTTTATCCTTAAGCTGTTTTATAAGAGAATCCTTTATTTTCTTAGCACTTGCCATGTTTTCTAAATCCCTCCTTTCAACTCAATTTCTTTTATATAATTTCATTTTTTCTCACGCGTGAGGTTTTTCTGTTTTGTCGACCCTGCTACCCGTTCTTCCTACTCTCAAATTTTTTTCGTTTTTTTGACCGGGGGGTACTACCATCTTTCCTCATTTAGCTGTGGTTTGCTTTTATTATTTAGTTTTTCTGGATGCTCTTCATCATGACAACTATTGCATAAAGAAATAGTATTATCTAAACTCAACGCTAACTCAGGATGTTTTCTTACATGCTTTATATGATGAACGCATTGTGCTGCACGAAATAACCCTTTAGTTTTGCATTTTTGACATTCGTTGTTGTCTCTTTTCAGAGCTTCATCTCTAATTTGTTCCCATAACTTTGAATTATAAAAAGCTTTTATATTGTTATTCTCAATCAGCTTATTAATCCAATGAACTAAATCTGGTGTTGTCATTACTCTGCTTATCCTCTCAAAAACTATTTAATAACAGCAAAAAAGAGATAGAATATATCTATCCCCCTTATTGTTAATTCCTTTGTATTGAATTTAGTCTTACACTATATTAAATTGTTTCAAAAATAAAGTGGCCATTGAGTCTCACACCCTAAATATAACTAAAAAGCATCTAAAATTCTAATTAAGTTATTTTTATCTTTACTTCACGCATATCTTCAGATAAACCCATAATGTTTAATACTTCTGATATAGCACGTTCCACTGTTAATTCTAATCCTTTTATTGATCCATCATATTTTACTTTAACTTTAATAGTATTATTTTCAGTCCATATCTTAAGTATCTCTTTTATAGATTTATTTAAATACAATTTAGATATAATTTCTTTGGCAACAAAATCGAGTTGTTGAAAACAAAAATTGTCAACAAGTTTAATTTCAACTTGATTTATACTATTACTTATTTCAGCATATCTTTTAAATTCTTCGTAAAAATTACTAGAGTTTCTATTATTTTTAACAGCACTTTCAATCCTGTCTAGGCGATTTAAAATGTATTCCATTGCATTTGTTTGTATTGGTTCAACTGTGTTAATCTTTCCTAGTATAGCTTTTTCACTTAAAGTTTTTTCTAATGCAGAAAAAATGGGATTATCAATTTCTTCGGTTTTAATACAACTGATCTTATCAATTTGCTTTTTTAAATTTGCCCTTAAGTCTATAACTCCTCTTGCATCATTTACGTAAAAAATCGTCCTTTCTGTTACCACATCAAATGGTAATTTTTGATCTCCAGATTCCATAATTGTTATTACTGGTTTTCTTATTGCATGCCTAAATGCCAATTCATACATAACATTAGGGTTTAGTCCAGTTAAATTGGCAATTACTAATTCTGATTCGTATATACTCATTATTACTTGCTTATTTATAGATCCTGGAGTATACATTCTATGGGCTACAATAATTTCATATTCTTCCTCTAAAACAGGTGCTATTGCAGAATCAATAATGCCTTCTATATGCCTTCTCATTGGGCTGCCTTCATTATCTATTGGAGTAATAATAAAACATTTTTCTTTTGGGTTTCTCCTTTTTTATTATTAGTCACATCAGTCATGCAATCATCTCCTTCACTTTCTATATTTCTTCATAAAATAGAAATATCCTTCATAAAAACATAATTAAAGCTCCATTGGCATCGGAGCTATTGAAAAGAAGTTTTAAATAAAAGGAAGTATAACCCATTTAAAAAAGTTTGTTATAAAATATTATTTTATATTAATTATTTATCAACCAAAAGATTAAGACATATATTCAGCACCATGTTTTTTTTACCAGCATATCCAAACCACTTTTCCGCTTCTTTTATAAAATATGTTCCCGCAAAACAAAATCCCGAATAAATAATAATAACCCATTCCTTACCTATAATATCAGAAAGTAAAGCTGCAAATATGCCAAACATAGTGAGAATTAAACCGCCCATAGATATGGTATCACTTGACCTAACATCTGAAATACTAGCCTTAAGTAATATAATTAGCTTCTTTTCTTCTTTACTCCCTTTTTGAATATTATTTATATTTAAATAATTCCTAAGCTCATATTCAACTCTTGAATATAGTTGTTCAACATTTTTACATTGTTTCTTCTTAGAATATAATGGTTTTAATCTATCGTTTAAAAACTCATCATAGGTTATTCTATTAGCCTCTGATTCACAATTTACACCATTCGTGTTTTTCAGCTTATTATTTACCAACATGTCAACCTCGCAT
This region includes:
- a CDS encoding phage major capsid protein — protein: MKSKDLIQQELRDNLVAAFKSTDENAIAQAFNIFAESVQQNIMEEFQAYQKTADSTILAKRGVHQLTAEENKFYQGIIDALKAPDIRQAFTSLDTAYPETVIDNVISDIKEAHPLLSAITFTNTTILTKMIVNKQGAQLAVWGAINSAITKELSGAIGKIDLTLCKLSAFMPISKDMIVVGPTWIDAYVRGVLSEAIALALETAIVTGTGKDEPIGMDRDVSDDVTVTGGVYPKKTPVVVKDFSPVTYGAIAGKLAQAPNNKTRPVNNILLIVNPQDYFTKVFPATTVRAADGTYSHDVFPYPTTVVQSSAVESGSAIFGLADKYFMGIGAGTNGGKIEYSDEFKFLDDERVYLTKLYGNGRALDDNAFILADISGLTPATLEVSVTNVVKTKQQA
- a CDS encoding head maturation protease, ClpP-related → MTKSIFLVKQSIDLSTLDLYIYDYVEGDSRDWWTGEKIESQTSANYVQKQLEVAKDVKFINLYINSYGGDVKEGLGIYNQLKRHTAYKTAYIDGFACSIASVIAMAADKIVMGTNTLMMIHHASMAAYGNAEELRKAANDVEVIDKASCSSYLTKAGDKLSEETLNQLLDEQTWLSAEQCLQYGLCDEIAGKENTNITEAQQRFEQSIKYQIQQAKGKIIVPEQFINQKTNAEKLRAAFFNKKIGG
- a CDS encoding phage portal protein; this encodes MISLRNKAFYFTLKGGEKLKFFDWIKDFFGVEKSMIFINQNALASNEALVAIKDFALCSAINLIAGVLSKCEFKTYLNGIEVKGDEYYLWNIEPNRNQNSTQFIQEFISKLLYYNECLILDINGQLIIADDFTQTEYAVLENTFTNVTRGTMKFDKTFKMSEVLYFKYSNNDVQRLLSELMNGYNNLLKMAIGKFKRSGGRKGILDIDATASGDKNFQQRFDDLMNNRFKTYFEAENAVLPLHRGFNYNEQNGEGSKKSTSDMVDISAIVKEELDRAAQAFKIPTSLLRGDIADVEKITDNFLTFCIDPLSDMVGEEINRKRYGKSAFLKGSYVKADTTCIKHIDIFSISESFDKLIASGGYSIDDLRQKAGDSPLNKEWSKKHWITKNYSDVQDMKGGEK
- a CDS encoding terminase TerL endonuclease subunit; the protein is MTNSKLIPEIQDYIDLVRSGEVEVCKEQLLLCDYVEKCFFEENLFVDETQLHKYLGLQKYFPFELLPWEVFCFTLHNCTYSSPGILRWPDLFILVGRGAGKNGYLSFEDFCLLSQYNNVKYYHIDICANSEEQARTSFDDVYNVLEANEIKLKKHFYWNKELIRNLKTKSELRYRTSNAKTKDGGRPGKVDFDEYHQYENYKSIQVFKTGLGKKKNPRTTITTTNGDVRDGPLDHIIARAERILNEQSGDNGLLPFICKLDDEKEVDDPKMWDKANPSLHYNEELRRQIEKEYVDYKEDPISNSSFMTKRMNIPKGNKDVEVTSWENILATNQEIPDLTGCTCIAGMDYAKTTDFVCAGLLFKYKGVYYWISHTWVCEKCNDLGRIKAPLHDWEEAGLLTFVKGVEISPDIPATWLAEQAQKYNITTLGVDNYRYTLLAKALREVGFDTDKQGANNIKLTRPSNQMLISPVITSLFSNHKIAWGNNPLMRWYTNNTCIKQEAHGNFSYGKIEPKSRKTDGFMAFISAMCAGGVDLEDSGETPDFDLGVYTY
- a CDS encoding P27 family phage terminase small subunit, whose amino-acid sequence is MASAKKIKDSLIKQLKDKGANVEHFSSLIDDYIWYWIQEKNMQKDIKKRGQTYIAISAAGKEYEKDNPSVKNALMYNKQKLAILKELGLTTSNVKAGDGDDEL
- a CDS encoding HNH endonuclease, with amino-acid sequence MTTPDLVHWINKLIENNNIKAFYNSKLWEQIRDEALKRDNNECQKCKTKGLFRAAQCVHHIKHVRKHPELALSLDNTISLCNSCHDEEHPEKLNNKSKPQLNEERW